A part of Candidatus Electrothrix aestuarii genomic DNA contains:
- a CDS encoding Ni/Fe hydrogenase subunit alpha: MERITIDPITRLEGHGKIDIFLDDKGDVANSYFQIPELRGFERFCVGRPIEEMPLLTNRICGVCPEAHHMAAAKAADAAYQVTPPRTAKLLRELLYMAFYCTDHTTHFYALGGPDFIIGPDAPVAERNILGVIHKVGMEIGGKVIQMRKFGHKVVEMIGGRKVHPAVAIPGGVTKILSEGERKEIEEMGRWAIDFAQFSLQTFNDIVLANQTYLDLIVGDIYRDETYYMGMVDENNKVNFYDGKVRVVDPEGKEFCKYAPNEYMNHLAEHVEPWTYLKFPYLKNVGWKGFTDGKDSGVYMATPLSRLNAADGMATPLAQEQYEKMYETLGGKPVHQRLAIHWARLIELLYAAERWVELVTDPDITSSDVHCKPTEIPTEGVGIVEAPRGTLTHHYWTDERGILTQVNLIVGTTNNYAPIQMSTKKAAQHLIKGGKVNEGLLNMVEMAFRAYDPCFGCATHSLPGQMPLEVRLHDQRGELVDVIKQFLD, from the coding sequence ATGGAACGCATAACTATTGATCCCATTACTCGCCTTGAGGGACACGGGAAGATTGATATCTTTCTGGATGATAAGGGCGACGTTGCCAATTCCTATTTTCAAATCCCTGAGCTGCGCGGCTTTGAACGCTTCTGCGTGGGCCGCCCTATTGAGGAAATGCCCCTGCTGACCAACCGCATCTGCGGGGTCTGCCCGGAGGCCCATCATATGGCTGCTGCCAAGGCCGCTGACGCTGCCTATCAGGTTACACCGCCGCGCACAGCCAAGCTGCTGCGTGAGTTGCTCTACATGGCCTTTTACTGCACCGACCATACCACCCATTTTTATGCTCTGGGTGGGCCGGACTTCATCATCGGGCCGGATGCTCCGGTTGCAGAGCGCAACATCCTCGGGGTTATCCATAAGGTGGGTATGGAAATCGGCGGCAAGGTCATCCAGATGCGGAAATTCGGTCATAAGGTGGTGGAGATGATCGGGGGCCGCAAGGTCCACCCGGCTGTTGCCATCCCCGGTGGTGTGACCAAGATCCTCAGCGAGGGAGAACGCAAAGAGATTGAGGAGATGGGCCGCTGGGCCATTGATTTTGCCCAGTTCAGTCTTCAGACATTTAATGACATCGTTCTAGCCAACCAAACCTATCTGGACCTGATTGTCGGGGATATCTACCGCGATGAAACCTATTATATGGGCATGGTGGACGAAAACAACAAGGTCAATTTCTACGATGGTAAGGTACGGGTGGTTGATCCTGAGGGCAAGGAATTCTGTAAATACGCGCCCAATGAGTACATGAATCATCTTGCCGAGCATGTCGAACCCTGGACCTATCTCAAGTTCCCCTATCTGAAAAATGTGGGCTGGAAAGGCTTTACTGATGGCAAGGATTCCGGGGTCTATATGGCAACTCCGCTCTCCCGCCTCAATGCGGCAGACGGCATGGCCACCCCGCTGGCTCAGGAACAGTATGAAAAGATGTACGAGACTCTGGGCGGCAAGCCAGTCCATCAGCGGTTGGCGATCCATTGGGCCCGCCTGATTGAGCTACTCTATGCGGCAGAACGCTGGGTGGAGCTGGTAACCGATCCGGATATCACCTCTTCAGATGTTCACTGCAAACCCACAGAGATTCCGACGGAAGGCGTGGGCATTGTAGAGGCACCGCGCGGCACCCTGACGCATCATTACTGGACCGATGAGCGGGGAATCCTCACTCAGGTTAACCTGATCGTGGGCACCACCAATAATTATGCCCCGATCCAGATGAGCACCAAGAAGGCGGCGCAGCATCTGATTAAGGGCGGTAAGGTGAATGAAGGCTTGCTCAATATGGTGGAAATGGCCTTCCGGGCCTATGATCCCTGCTTTGGTTGTGCGACCCATTCGTTGCCGGGACAGATGCCGCTGGAGGTCCGCTTGCATGACCAGCGTGGTGAGTTGGTGGATGTGATTAAGCAGTTTTTGGATTAG
- the hypA gene encoding hydrogenase maturation nickel metallochaperone HypA codes for MHELSVTQSILDIVLQHAKERKVQQVNLVIGQFSSIVDDSVQFYWDIIAKDTLAAEAKLHFERIPGEMTCNSCGHVFHPGSETFLCPACESNAVRVSGGREFQVDSIDVE; via the coding sequence ATGCACGAACTTTCCGTCACCCAAAGCATCCTTGATATCGTCCTGCAACACGCCAAGGAACGAAAGGTCCAGCAAGTCAATCTGGTGATCGGCCAGTTTTCATCCATTGTCGATGATTCGGTGCAATTTTATTGGGATATTATCGCCAAAGATACCTTGGCAGCAGAGGCAAAACTCCATTTTGAACGCATCCCCGGAGAGATGACCTGCAATAGCTGCGGCCACGTCTTTCATCCCGGCAGCGAAACCTTTCTCTGTCCGGCCTGCGAAAGCAACGCGGTACGGGTCAGTGGAGGTCGGGAGTTTCAGGTGGACAGTATTGACGTTGAATAA
- a CDS encoding hydrogenase maturation protease, with translation MTVCNTYKSTLIVGLGNPILGDDGVGWRVAEEVSKQSGIPMGDAPLPGLHDLEQEPVTIECYSLAGLSLMERLIGYDRVILIDALNTGKHPQGEVVCFTLDDMEDLTHGHTTSAHDVSLKQALKLGRSMGESLPDDNQVYIIAVEASHVYDFQEELSPAIAAAVPMAMQKVLKLIDNKNNL, from the coding sequence ATGACTGTCTGTAACACATATAAAAGCACCCTCATCGTCGGCCTCGGCAACCCCATCCTCGGAGATGACGGCGTGGGCTGGCGGGTCGCCGAGGAAGTCAGTAAACAGAGCGGCATTCCGATGGGCGACGCTCCCCTGCCCGGCCTGCATGACCTGGAGCAGGAACCAGTCACCATTGAGTGCTACTCGCTGGCTGGCCTCAGCCTGATGGAGCGCCTCATCGGCTATGACCGGGTGATCCTCATTGATGCCCTGAACACTGGCAAGCACCCGCAGGGCGAGGTGGTCTGTTTCACCCTGGACGATATGGAAGACCTGACCCACGGTCACACGACCTCAGCCCATGATGTCTCGCTTAAACAGGCCCTCAAACTAGGCCGCAGCATGGGGGAGTCCCTGCCCGATGACAACCAGGTGTATATTATCGCGGTAGAGGCTTCCCACGTCTACGATTTTCAGGAAGAACTCAGCCCGGCAATAGCTGCTGCTGTGCCGATGGCTATGCAGAAGGTGCTGAAGCTTATTGACAACAAAAACAATCTATGA